The proteins below are encoded in one region of bacterium:
- a CDS encoding MotA/TolQ/ExbB proton channel family protein translates to MDIATISGIVSAFALVVIAILMGGSLFIFIDIPSIMITVGATIGVSLIHYPLGDILGVMKVVKNTFFVKKHNSEELIKKIVEMASLARKEGLLALQNTAKSLEDPFMRVGIQGLVDGLEPEAIRDILNTDIEQMEDRHSHGAEILTSLAAYAPAMGLIGTLIGLVQMLQNLNDPSKIGPGMAVALLTTFYGAILANMIFLPLSGKLKTRSSEEAQYRQIALEGIISISGGTNPRIIEQKLHAFLPPKMRVSSFT, encoded by the coding sequence ATGGATATCGCCACCATATCCGGAATCGTTTCAGCCTTTGCTCTGGTAGTTATCGCCATACTTATGGGCGGCAGCCTCTTTATTTTTATCGATATCCCCTCGATCATGATTACCGTCGGAGCAACAATCGGAGTCAGCCTTATCCATTATCCACTGGGTGATATTCTGGGAGTAATGAAAGTAGTTAAAAATACTTTCTTTGTCAAGAAGCACAATTCGGAAGAATTAATCAAGAAAATCGTTGAGATGGCAAGCCTTGCCCGGAAAGAAGGGCTCCTGGCCCTGCAGAATACCGCCAAGAGCCTGGAAGATCCATTCATGCGGGTAGGAATTCAGGGCCTGGTTGACGGTCTGGAACCTGAAGCCATCAGAGATATTCTCAACACCGATATCGAGCAGATGGAGGACCGCCACTCCCACGGCGCTGAGATCCTCACCAGCCTGGCTGCTTATGCCCCGGCCATGGGACTCATCGGCACCCTCATCGGACTGGTGCAGATGCTGCAAAATCTGAATGACCCCAGTAAAATCGGCCCCGGCATGGCCGTTGCTCTCCTCACTACTTTTTATGGGGCCATTCTGGCCAACATGATTTTCCTTCCCTTGAGCGGAAAATTGAAAACCCGCAGCTCGGAAGAGGCCCAGTATCGGCAAATTGCCCTGGAAGGCATCATTTCTATCTCCGGTGGCACCAATCCCCGCATCATCGAACAAAAGCTTCATGCTTTTCTGCCGCCCAAAATGCGGGTTTCGAGCTTTACCTGA
- a CDS encoding flagellar motor protein MotB translates to MSKKKEKKEIDPQAWMFSFSDLLTNMLTFFVLLYSMSSMNDLAFEHYLGPSLRGALGAINRGELTNIGKPRFMPVSLPPTEEFAQIEDALIKALLSDAGEEQPGNEAGTVPQGLQTQTIDIYANNKFAQILFPAQILFDKNSAQILPHMARHLKGIAEILTKFAHPVRINGFSGRTEGTDKGADLSLRRASAVLNFLVSQGGLAPERCSLAGYGSLRYEERRGKSEDYVEIYIIKAANYTT, encoded by the coding sequence ATGTCCAAAAAAAAGGAAAAAAAAGAAATAGATCCGCAAGCCTGGATGTTCAGTTTCTCTGACCTTTTGACGAACATGCTGACTTTCTTTGTGCTGCTCTATTCCATGTCATCCATGAATGACCTGGCCTTCGAGCATTATCTGGGGCCTTCGCTTCGCGGGGCACTGGGAGCCATTAACAGAGGAGAGCTGACCAATATCGGGAAGCCCCGGTTCATGCCGGTTTCCCTGCCGCCGACTGAAGAATTTGCTCAAATCGAGGACGCGCTCATCAAGGCCCTTTTGAGCGATGCCGGGGAGGAGCAGCCTGGAAATGAGGCCGGGACGGTTCCGCAGGGCTTACAGACACAGACAATAGATATCTATGCCAACAATAAATTTGCCCAGATTTTATTTCCGGCCCAGATACTTTTTGATAAAAACAGTGCGCAAATACTGCCGCATATGGCCCGGCACCTGAAAGGGATTGCCGAGATTTTAACAAAATTCGCTCATCCTGTGCGTATCAATGGTTTCAGCGGACGAACCGAGGGAACAGACAAAGGCGCGGATCTCTCGCTGAGGAGGGCATCGGCAGTGTTGAATTTTCTGGTTTCCCAGGGAGGACTTGCCCCGGAACGGTGCAGTCTGGCTGGTTACGGAAGCCTGCGGTATGAGGAAAGAAGGGGAAAGAGTGAGGATTATGTAGAGATTTATATTATTAAAGCAGCCAATTACACCACGTAA
- a CDS encoding flagellar motor protein MotB encodes MKIKSDNHTMQSNQLKDYYLSERGDSTVVLMCALVLLMMAFFAVLNSLSVKDKKKERIALGSVTESLGALPGGVLPTAGKEFLLASPPVIGSSHELASKGISPEALYDLVLSAPGKKWYQVITLRKSHEGMNIALSDQSFFAPGTAELQPDKLPLLDKISALIQDSSCDIVIKGHTDDIPIVSDRFGSNWELSAARAMNILKYFVRQGIAISRLEAAGYGEHDPIFPNDTPEHRALNRRVEIQLVQEGMKALPSKEEKDSVTVHGFLFKLRGLMKR; translated from the coding sequence ATGAAAATTAAATCGGACAACCATACTATGCAGAGCAATCAGCTCAAAGATTATTATTTGTCAGAGAGGGGAGACTCGACGGTTGTTCTCATGTGCGCTCTGGTTCTCCTGATGATGGCCTTTTTTGCAGTTTTAAATTCCCTCTCGGTGAAAGACAAAAAAAAGGAGCGGATCGCTCTGGGCTCGGTTACGGAGAGTCTGGGCGCTCTGCCGGGCGGAGTCTTGCCGACTGCGGGGAAGGAGTTCCTGCTCGCTTCTCCGCCCGTTATTGGTTCATCTCATGAGCTGGCCAGCAAGGGAATCAGCCCGGAAGCACTCTATGACCTGGTCCTCTCGGCGCCGGGGAAAAAGTGGTATCAGGTTATCACCCTCAGGAAATCACATGAGGGCATGAACATCGCTCTTTCGGATCAGAGCTTTTTTGCCCCCGGGACAGCGGAGCTCCAGCCGGATAAACTGCCCCTGCTTGATAAAATCAGTGCGCTCATCCAGGATTCATCCTGCGATATCGTCATTAAAGGGCATACGGATGACATCCCCATTGTTTCGGACAGGTTCGGGTCAAACTGGGAGCTGTCTGCGGCCAGGGCCATGAACATCCTGAAATATTTTGTCCGGCAGGGGATCGCCATCTCCCGTCTGGAAGCGGCGGGATATGGAGAGCATGACCCGATTTTTCCCAACGATACGCCGGAACACCGGGCCCTGAATCGAAGAGTTGAAATCCAGTTGGTTCAGGAGGGGATGAAAGCGCTCCCTTCGAAGGAAGAGAAAGACAGCGTTACGGTTCATGGCTTTTTATTTAAATTACGCGGTCTCATGAAAAGGTAA